The genomic DNA TCCGTGATTCAGTGTCAGATTTTTTCGTTTTCTTCTTCAATCGCTCGACACTTTGGTCCGGGCGGGCCGAAATCTACCGGCCTACCCTACAGAATCACGTCTATGAAATTCACGTCTTTGCCGTCCAGACCTCGCAGGGCATGCGGCGTTTCCGAGTTGAAATAAATGGAATCGCCCGGTTCGAGAATGAGCGGTTCGCCGTTCATGCGAAGTTCCAGACGTCCCTCAAGCACGTAAATGAACTCCTGCCCACGGTGGGAGGTTTCAGTCATTTCTTCGCCGTTTTTGGGGGGAACGCGGATTAGAAACGGCTCCATGTCGCGGCCGGCGAACTTGTAGCCGAGGCTTTTGTAATCGTAGTCCTTGCGACGGTCAACGGAAAAGCCTTCGCCTTTGCGTACCAGCGCGTACGACTTCAGGTGCGGTTCGCGCCCGGAAATCAGCGTGTTCAGATCAACCCTGCACAGCCGGGAAACATCCAGCATGTAGCCGACCGGAATTTCGACGGTCCCGGACTCGTACTCCGCGACCTTTTCTTCCGGCAGACTCAGCAGGTCGGCCATCTCCTTCACGGTCCAGCCGATGCCTTCCCGCAGCCCCACCAATCGCGGGGCAATGTCTTTGTACTGTTCCATCTCTCTCTCCTTTGCCTGCCGAAGATTCCGGTCTCCTTTACGTGAGGAGGCCCAAACATCTTCAAAACCGTTTGCCGCGCCGCCTGTGGCGGTTTGCGGCGTCGTTTATTCGTGATGGAGGCGGGGAGCAACATTTCCCCGCCCGCCATCTTTCGATAACTCTTTCAACCCCTATGCGTCAGGCCACAGTTCGTGGGCGTGATCGCGGAGTTTGTACTTCTGGATTTTGCCGGACGCGGTCATGGGGTATTCGTCCATGAACGTGACGAATTTCGGAATCTTGTACTTTGCGATTCTGCCGCGGCAGTAGTCGACGACGTCTTCGGGCAGCAGGTCCGCATCTTCCTTGAGGATGATGAACGCGCCGACCTGTTCGCCGAATTTCTCGCTGGGCACGCCTGCCACCTGTACGTCACGGATGCCGTCCATGGTGTAGAGGAATTCCTCCAATTCGCGGGGATAGATGTTCTCGCCGCCGCGAATGATCATGTCCTTGAGGCGTCCGGTGATGGACAGGTAGCCATCGTCGTCGAGCACGCCGAGATCGCCGGAGTGCAGCCAGCCGTCCTTGTCGATGGCGGCGGCAGTGGCTTTCTCGTTGTTGTAGTAGCCCTTCATGACGTTGTAGCCGCGGCAGCAGACTTCACCCTGCGTGCCTGCCGGACAGGTCTCGCCGGTTTCGGGATCGGTGATCTTGATCTCGATTTCGGGCATGGCCGGACCAACGGTCTCGGTCATGTGTTCGATGGTGTCGCCGATGGTGGTCTGGGACATGACCGGGCTGGCCTCGGTCAGGCCGTAGCAGATGGTGATCTCGGTCATATTCATCTTGTCCATGACGCGCTTCATGACTTCCACGGGACAGGGCGACCCGGCCATGATGCCGGTACGCAGGTGGGAGTAATCGAACTTGTCGAACATGGCGTGATCGAGCAGGGCGATGAACATGGTAGGCACGCCGTAGAGGGCGGTACACTTTTCCTGATCGATGGAAGCCATGACGTCGAGCGGCACGAAATCCTCGAGGATGACCATGGTCACGCCGTGGTTGACCGCTGCCATTACGCCGAGCACACAACCGAAGCAGTGGAACAGCGGCACGGTGAGTGCGAGGCGGTCGCCGGCATGGAAGTTCTGGTTCTTGCCGATCCAGTAGCCGTTGTTCGCGACGTTGTAGTGGGTGAGCTGCACACCTTTGGGAAAACCTGTGGTTCCCGAGGTGTACTGCATGTTGACCACGTCGTGCGGATCGAGTCCGGCCTGACGTTCCTCGTATTCCTCGTCCGTGACCATGGCTGCCATGGCCTGAAGCTCGGGAATGGAATACATGCCGCGATGCTTTTCATGGCCGAGGTAGAAGACGCGCTTCAGGTGCGGGAATTTTTCGGTCCGCAACTGGCCGCGTTCCTGAGTCCGGAGTTCCGGAATCTGTTCGTAGGTGGTGGAAAG from uncultured Pseudodesulfovibrio sp. includes the following:
- a CDS encoding XRE family transcriptional regulator; its protein translation is MEQYKDIAPRLVGLREGIGWTVKEMADLLSLPEEKVAEYESGTVEIPVGYMLDVSRLCRVDLNTLISGREPHLKSYALVRKGEGFSVDRRKDYDYKSLGYKFAGRDMEPFLIRVPPKNGEEMTETSHRGQEFIYVLEGRLELRMNGEPLILEPGDSIYFNSETPHALRGLDGKDVNFIDVIL
- a CDS encoding AMP-binding protein, coding for MAALRELTLGQLLDEAVEKWPDQEAVVYVDRDFRQTYREFGELVDTIAKGLMGLGVQKGEKVAIWANNVPYWVALQFATAKIGAILLTVNTHYRSHEFQYLLEHSETENLFIIGHYRDHDYLSTTYEQIPELRTQERGQLRTEKFPHLKRVFYLGHEKHRGMYSIPELQAMAAMVTDEEYEERQAGLDPHDVVNMQYTSGTTGFPKGVQLTHYNVANNGYWIGKNQNFHAGDRLALTVPLFHCFGCVLGVMAAVNHGVTMVILEDFVPLDVMASIDQEKCTALYGVPTMFIALLDHAMFDKFDYSHLRTGIMAGSPCPVEVMKRVMDKMNMTEITICYGLTEASPVMSQTTIGDTIEHMTETVGPAMPEIEIKITDPETGETCPAGTQGEVCCRGYNVMKGYYNNEKATAAAIDKDGWLHSGDLGVLDDDGYLSITGRLKDMIIRGGENIYPRELEEFLYTMDGIRDVQVAGVPSEKFGEQVGAFIILKEDADLLPEDVVDYCRGRIAKYKIPKFVTFMDEYPMTASGKIQKYKLRDHAHELWPDA